A segment of the SAR324 cluster bacterium genome:
AATCAGAATTTTATTAAAATTAAATATTATCAGCTATTTGTCCAATGATGGATTAATATTTATTATCACCTCAAAACTCAAATAGCAAACAGAGGACAACAACGATGTTTTTCTAGCAAAATTTATTTAATTTCCAATCATTTATAAGCCCTTGACACCAACATGAGATTCTTGCTGCCGTTAGCTCCTTTTGAGAATATTGATCAAGTGCAAGGCCATAAAATACTTGATTATTATTGTATGTTGTAAGCGCTGCTGACTGCTCGAAGCAGTAGTTGGTCAAAAATATTTGGGTTTTAAATTTTGAATCAAATGAATTTTTACTTATCAAACTTAACTCTTTTCGAAAATTTTGCACCGGCCAGTATCCAATTAATTTGGCATGACATTCTTTAAGTAACCAATTTGCTAAGTGACCAAGACCATCAACAAAAGTACAACAGAAGGTTTCTTGATCCCCAAGACCAAAAAGGGCTACTGGCTTGTTTTGGAGTTCACTGGGAGTTGTTGTTGAGACAATTTCAGACCAATCATCTTGTAATTGACCATTATAGTAAGTTGGTGATCCCATTACTATGAATTCATAATTTTTCCAATTCGGAGTTCCATTTTCATAAAGATCAAACGTATCAATATTTACGTTGGTTATTCTACGACAAAATTCATCCT
Coding sequences within it:
- a CDS encoding flavodoxin domain-containing protein, giving the protein MKSPKICICYGTSNGSTAKTAKLIKDEFCRRITNVNIDTFDLYENGTPNWKNYEFIVMGSPTYYNGQLQDDWSEIVSTTTPSELQNKPVALFGLGDQETFCCTFVDGLGHLANWLLKECHAKLIGYWPVQNFRKELSLISKNSFDSKFKTQIFLTNYCFEQSAALTTYNNNQVFYGLALDQYSQKELTAARISCWCQGLINDWKLNKFC